From the genome of Gemella haemolysans ATCC 10379:
CTTTCTTATCTATCTTTTCTTCCTAAGTTTTCATTAGCACTGAACATTATACTCGCGATAGACTCACCCCAATATGGCGCAGTCGCGTAGTTAACATTCATACCACCTGCTTTGTTTCCTAAGTATGCTCCGTTAGCTGGATACCCAGAATTGTGCAGATACTTAGAATTAATCCAACGTGCAGCACCCATAATACCACTATCTACATCATCAAATTTAGTCGCAGAAGTATATGGAGTATCATCATATGCAGAAATTCCAAAGAAGTTATTTTTATCTTTAGCAATCTTACTTCTTCCCCAAGCACTCTCTAAAGCACTATGCGCCACTAGATATAAAGCATTAACTCCATATCTTTGTTCAGCAGCTTTAAATGTAGCTCCTTTACCAGCTAATTTACTATCATTAGCTCCCATTAGGCTGTATAGTCTATTAATATCAGCCGCAGTATAGTTCGTTCTAGATTTTAAATTAGAGAATTGGAATGGGTGATCTAATTTAAATGTTCCAAAGTTAATACCATCTGCTGAATAATATGATTTACCAACTTGCATATTCGCATTGTGATAAGCAACCATTACTTTAGAATACGGAGAATATCTGTGATAAACATATTTCCCATCACTTACGTAATCTGGGATAAATGTATTATTAGAGTTAATTGCAGTTACTTGACTAGCATTAACATAACCTGTAAGTCCCGCTACTTGAACAGGGATCCTACCATTCGCAGTAGATCTGTTATCTCTAAATAATACTGTATCTTTAGAAACGTGAGATAAGATACGACCATTCGCATCATATACGGGAATATATAATGACGTTACTTTGTAATAACTTGAATAGTTTATACCTTGTCCTGCATTTTTAACCCATGCTCCTGAACCATCTACATAATAACGTCCGTTATCTACCCACGCATTAGTAGCCATTTTTCCATCAGCACCTAACCAGTAGTTA
Proteins encoded in this window:
- a CDS encoding glucosaminidase domain-containing protein, which produces MGRNKLKLGLGVLTVLATPMAVNAVANSDVLAAQGWVKTGNAWYFYNQNGTLARNAWSGNYWLGADGRMATNAWVDGGRYYVGSNGLWVKGAQKPAVTKPEVKKQGWVQNGSAWNYYYQGNIVRNAWIGSYWLGTDGRMATNSWVDNGRYYVGANGLWDKSAKKQEVKLEVKKNGWIKEGSTWYYYENGTLARNKWISSTYWVGADGKMATSSWVDGGRYYVGVNGAWVKDAKKPEVAKPVEKKQGWVKEGNTWYYYENGTLARNKWAGNYWLGADGKMATNAWVDNGRYYVDGSGAWVKNAGQGINYSSYYKVTSLYIPVYDANGRILSHVSKDTVLFRDNRSTANGRIPVQVAGLTGYVNASQVTAINSNNTFIPDYVSDGKYVYHRYSPYSKVMVAYHNANMQVGKSYYSADGINFGTFKLDHPFQFSNLKSRTNYTAADINRLYSLMGANDSKLAGKGATFKAAEQRYGVNALYLVAHSALESAWGRSKIAKDKNNFFGISAYDDTPYTSATKFDDVDSGIMGAARWINSKYLHNSGYPANGAYLGNKAGGMNVNYATAPYWGESIASIMFSANENLGRKDR